The Triticum aestivum cultivar Chinese Spring chromosome 7B, IWGSC CS RefSeq v2.1, whole genome shotgun sequence genome window below encodes:
- the LOC123158505 gene encoding two-component response regulator ORR24-like: MGGDQRQMMEDAAEDKFPEGLRVLAVDDDRVCLKVLENLLRGCKYHTTTVKDATTALKILRAGKEKFDLVITNVRMQDMDSLKLLERIRLEMDLPVIMLSEGCEKKAMMKGINHGACDYLLKPVHTNELKNIWQHVESRRNSEAIRHISRDDDDDQRSQLGTATKNNDGANTDESKESTHASSTQKKPKVAWTIELRTKFMEAINQIGLYRATPKKILELMNVDYLTRKNVLIHLQKYKLYLKKVNSNPLGDACVRWNSFMNIWESFMHNHEHERWGVSSGGSASWSPNHYGAAVHLGQHTSTEGSMSMGSLISGGTMLGYLVPQTPTMGIFSGLNEHIVPFNIPSNPRSIGMLNANINVPMAAPQFVYSDPITTVVAGFSEKMAPFNIASKMGSVGMMLNGKYAPGTGRISVAETEMVNYGRTSSALSNHQTYDFVPLTHMHDVGDASGIFHVQEGTVDQQAPSSQLNGINDLSSVGINEDFIGEDAVMDG; the protein is encoded by the exons ATGGGTGGGGACCAAAGGCAAATGATGGAAGATGCGGCGGAGGACAAGTTCCCGGAGGGGTTACGAGTCCTCGCCGTGGACGACGACCGCGTCTGCCTTAAGGTGCTAGAGAACCTCTTGCGCGGGTGCAAATACCACA CAACGACTGTGAAGGATGCCACGACGGCGCTGAAGATTCTCAGGGCGGGGAAGGAGAAGTTCGACCTGGTCATCACCAACGTGCGCATGCAGGACATGGACAGCTTGAAGCTCCTCGAGCGCATCCGCCTCGAGATGGATCTGCCCGTCATCA TGCTATCTGAAGGTTGTGAAAAGAAGGCTATGATGAAGGGGATAAATCATGGGGCGTGTGACTATTTGTTGAAGCCAGTGCATACCAACGAGCTAAAAAATATATGGCAGCATGTTGAAAGCAGGAGAAATTCTGAAGCAATAAGGCACATCAGCAGGGACGATGATGACGACCAGAGATCACAGCTTGGGACTGCTACCAAGAACAACGATGGAGCTAATACTGACGAGAGCAAAGAGAGCACACATGCATCCTCTACCCAGAAGAAGCCAAAAGTGGCATGGACAATCGAGCTGCGTACAAAGTTTATGGAAGCTATCAACCAGATCGGCCTTTATA GGGCTACTCCAAAAAAGATTCTGGAGCTGATGAATGTGGATTACCTCACTAGAAAAAATGTATTGATTCATCTACAG AAGTATAAATTGTACTTGAAAAAAGTCAACTCAAACCCACTTGGTGATGCATGTGTAAGATGGAACTCTTTCATGAACATTTGGGAGAGTTTTATGCATAACCATGAGCATGAAAGGTGGGGTGTGTCCTCAGGTGGCAGCGCCTCCTGGAGTCCGAACCATTACGGTGCAGCGGTTCACTTAGGTCAGCATACAAGCACCGAGGGGAGTATGTCCATGGGTTCATTAATCAGTGGTGGTACAATGCTGGGGTATTTGGTACCACAGACGCCCACTATGGGAATATTTTCTGGCTTGAATGAGCATATAGTTCCATTCAACATACCTAGCAACCCAAGATCTATAGGGATGTTgaatgcaaacatcaatgttccaATGGCAGCACCTCAGTTTGTTTACAGCGACCCAATCACTACAGTAGTGGCAGGCTTCAGCGAGAAGATGGCGCCATTCAACATAGCAAGCAAGATGGGCTCGGTTGGAATGATGTTAAATGGCAAGTATGCACCTGGTACAGGAAGAATTTCAGTGGCAGAGACTGAGATGGTTAACTATGGAAGAACTAGTTCTGCACTTTCCAACCATCAGACATATGATTTCGTCCCATTGACACATATGCATGATGTCGGTGATGCATCTGGTATTTTCCATGTGCAAGAAGGAACAGTTGATCAGCAAGCACCTAGTAGTCAACTGAATGGCATCAATGACTTGTCATCAGTCGGTATTAATGAA GATTTCATTGGAGAGGATGCGGTCATGGATGGATAA